One segment of Streptomyces sp. NA02950 DNA contains the following:
- a CDS encoding excisionase family DNA-binding protein — MHDRYLSVAQVAELLGTTQRFPRRLIAERRVKYVKVGRHVRIPESVIREYIDANTVQPVQPRRRRLGRAA, encoded by the coding sequence ATGCATGACCGCTATCTCAGCGTTGCTCAAGTGGCGGAGCTGCTGGGCACCACGCAGCGCTTTCCCCGGCGGCTGATCGCGGAGCGGCGCGTCAAGTACGTCAAGGTGGGCCGTCACGTCCGCATCCCGGAGAGCGTCATACGCGAGTACATCGACGCGAACACTGTGCAGCCCGTGCAGCCTCGGCGCCGTCGCCTTGGGCGGGCTGCCTGA
- a CDS encoding GntR family transcriptional regulator, with translation MASLTSVLGALDPTSDRAVFRQIADALREAIDKGRFREGDKLPSETELVDHFGVSRMTVRNSLSLLQQEGLVVSEHGKGVFVRPRPPVRRLASDRFARRHRDQGKSAFTVEAEAAGSRPEVDGLEVKEERPSPDISARLGSPRKVLARRRRYLLDGRPVEFATSYLPLDLARNTPIAQPNPGPGGIYARLEEMGHRLDHFDEEIRARMPSPQEVRTLQLASGVPVIHLVRTAYDSEGRAVEVCDTVMAADAYVLAYQLPAN, from the coding sequence ATGGCTTCTCTCACCTCCGTCCTGGGTGCATTGGACCCGACGAGCGACCGGGCCGTGTTCCGGCAGATCGCTGACGCCCTGCGGGAAGCGATCGACAAGGGGCGCTTCCGCGAGGGCGACAAGCTGCCCTCGGAAACTGAGCTGGTCGACCACTTCGGGGTCTCGCGTATGACCGTCCGGAACTCGCTCTCCCTGCTCCAGCAGGAAGGGCTGGTGGTCTCCGAACACGGGAAGGGTGTCTTCGTCCGGCCCCGGCCTCCGGTCAGGCGGCTCGCCTCGGACCGCTTCGCCCGGCGTCACCGCGATCAGGGGAAGTCGGCGTTCACGGTGGAGGCGGAAGCCGCGGGGAGCCGTCCGGAGGTCGACGGCCTGGAGGTGAAGGAGGAGCGGCCGTCGCCGGATATCTCTGCTCGGCTGGGCTCACCCCGTAAGGTCCTCGCTCGGCGGCGCCGGTACCTGCTGGACGGGCGACCGGTGGAGTTCGCGACCTCCTACCTCCCGCTCGACCTCGCCCGGAACACTCCGATCGCCCAGCCCAACCCCGGGCCCGGCGGTATCTATGCCCGGCTGGAGGAGATGGGGCACCGCCTGGACCACTTCGACGAGGAGATCCGGGCCCGGATGCCCTCCCCTCAGGAGGTGCGGACTCTCCAGCTCGCCTCCGGTGTGCCGGTGATCCACCTTGTCCGGACCGCCTACGACTCCGAGGGGCGTGCGGTTGAGGTCTGCGACACCGTGATGGCTGCTGACGCCTACGTCCTCGCGTACCAACTCCCTGCCAACTGA
- a CDS encoding DUF2637 domain-containing protein produces MRAYLARVDAVLVQAVIAAALSFAHLHDLASAAGQAGWKAWAYPVSVDLLLVAAWKRLRSGSSKAAGWCWFIVALAASLGANVATAGLLDLADVPDWLRILVAGWPAVAFLGGTLLAHTAPTPEPASVAAEPEAAGAPAAPDLEPKLPAPHVPAALVAHARKLADEHRARTGSPMDTPTLRARLGVPAPLADAIAAHL; encoded by the coding sequence GTGCGCGCCTACCTGGCGCGGGTTGACGCGGTGCTCGTGCAAGCGGTCATCGCAGCCGCGCTGTCCTTCGCCCACCTGCACGACCTGGCCTCCGCGGCCGGGCAAGCCGGGTGGAAGGCGTGGGCCTATCCGGTCTCCGTCGACCTGCTGCTCGTGGCCGCCTGGAAGCGGCTGCGGTCCGGCTCGTCCAAGGCGGCGGGCTGGTGCTGGTTCATCGTCGCCCTGGCCGCGTCGCTGGGCGCGAACGTCGCCACCGCCGGACTGCTGGACCTGGCCGACGTCCCCGACTGGCTGCGCATCCTCGTCGCCGGATGGCCCGCCGTCGCCTTCCTCGGCGGAACGCTCCTTGCCCACACCGCACCAACGCCCGAACCCGCATCGGTTGCGGCCGAACCGGAAGCCGCGGGAGCTCCCGCCGCTCCGGACCTTGAACCGAAGCTGCCCGCCCCGCACGTACCGGCTGCCCTCGTGGCCCACGCACGCAAGCTCGCCGACGAACACCGCGCCCGTACTGGCTCGCCCATGGACACACCGACGCTCCGCGCTCGCCTCGGCGTCCCGGCGCCCCTAGCCGACGCCATCGCCGCCCACCTCTGA
- a CDS encoding FtsK/SpoIIIE domain-containing protein, with product MADVLTLMEVGGPVAGMVGGAAYLRARHPAAYWSTVGLPISTAKLLGSYGSVMDACGLTVPPSRLRAWATQALTHREVRPVPPRRGLVRPTSTGLRVRLRLAPGQEPADVAASAERLRHAWGVHGVYVEVVKPGVVELRLIGFDVLRKVRMPRKSGGGFLKVPVALKEDATPFVRDYRTIPHQLTLGATLSGKSMFLRHLIAGLARQRVALVGIDCKRGVELAPFAPRLSALATDPVQAADLLPVLIELMEDRYDLIKARQGIAPSTPDEGITSDIWGLPEEERPVPVVLLVDEVAELFLVATRKDEERRDEMVTQLIRLAQLGRAAGIYLEVCGQRFGAELGKGATMLRAQLTGRVCHRVNDEASAKMALGDIAPEAVGAACAIAPERPGLAVAGDTSGGWSRIRTPYLSLGDAAGVCRETAHLVPDLPALEPFRPDVPAVPVSAPVSLLKPLPATE from the coding sequence ATGGCCGACGTGCTGACGTTGATGGAGGTGGGTGGCCCGGTCGCCGGAATGGTCGGCGGGGCCGCCTACCTCCGGGCCCGGCATCCGGCCGCGTACTGGTCCACGGTCGGCCTGCCGATCTCCACGGCGAAGCTGCTGGGCTCGTACGGATCCGTCATGGATGCCTGCGGGCTGACCGTCCCGCCGTCCCGGCTGCGGGCTTGGGCGACGCAGGCGCTCACCCACCGGGAAGTGCGGCCCGTTCCGCCCCGGCGTGGGCTCGTCCGCCCGACCTCGACCGGGCTGCGTGTTCGGCTGCGGCTGGCGCCGGGGCAGGAACCGGCTGATGTCGCGGCTTCGGCTGAACGGCTGCGGCACGCCTGGGGAGTTCACGGCGTGTACGTGGAGGTGGTGAAGCCCGGTGTCGTCGAACTGCGGCTGATCGGCTTCGACGTACTCAGGAAGGTCCGGATGCCACGGAAGTCCGGTGGCGGCTTCCTCAAAGTGCCGGTGGCGCTGAAGGAGGACGCGACACCGTTCGTGCGCGACTACCGGACCATCCCGCACCAGCTCACCCTGGGCGCGACGCTGTCGGGGAAGTCGATGTTCCTGCGGCACCTGATAGCTGGGCTGGCCCGGCAACGGGTCGCGCTGGTGGGCATCGACTGCAAGAGGGGTGTGGAGCTGGCGCCGTTCGCTCCCCGGCTGTCGGCGCTGGCCACCGACCCTGTACAGGCGGCTGACCTGCTGCCGGTACTGATTGAACTCATGGAGGACCGATACGACTTGATCAAGGCCCGGCAGGGCATCGCCCCGAGCACGCCGGATGAAGGGATCACCTCTGACATCTGGGGCCTGCCGGAAGAAGAGCGCCCGGTACCGGTGGTGCTGCTCGTCGACGAGGTGGCCGAGCTGTTCCTCGTGGCCACGCGGAAGGACGAGGAACGGCGGGACGAGATGGTCACCCAGCTCATCCGGCTCGCCCAACTCGGCCGCGCGGCAGGCATCTACCTGGAGGTCTGCGGACAGCGCTTCGGCGCCGAACTGGGCAAGGGCGCCACGATGCTCCGGGCTCAGCTGACCGGCCGCGTCTGCCACCGCGTGAACGACGAAGCCTCCGCCAAGATGGCACTCGGCGACATCGCCCCCGAAGCGGTCGGCGCGGCCTGCGCCATCGCTCCCGAACGGCCTGGGCTCGCGGTCGCCGGGGACACCTCCGGCGGCTGGTCCCGCATCCGCACCCCGTATCTCTCGCTCGGTGACGCTGCCGGAGTCTGCCGGGAGACCGCGCACCTCGTTCCGGACCTGCCAGCGCTGGAACCGTTCCGGCCCGATGTGCCGGCCGTTCCGGTGAGCGCACCGGTGTCGCTGCTCAAGCCGCTCCCGGCCACCGAGTAA
- a CDS encoding NUDIX hydrolase: MSVAGVIVDDAGRALLIKRRDNGKWEPPGGVLEREETIPDALQREVLEETGVKIALPATLTGVYKNMTGLIVSMVFRCEAIDGAPTTGEETRALRWATRDEVTELADEAYAIRVLDALDNTGPPAVRAHDGVRLI, from the coding sequence GTGAGCGTCGCCGGAGTCATCGTCGACGACGCGGGCCGAGCGCTGCTGATCAAGCGACGGGACAACGGTAAGTGGGAGCCACCCGGCGGCGTGCTCGAACGCGAGGAAACCATCCCCGACGCGCTTCAGCGTGAAGTCCTCGAAGAGACCGGGGTCAAGATCGCGCTTCCCGCGACCCTCACCGGCGTTTACAAGAACATGACCGGCCTGATCGTCTCCATGGTCTTCCGCTGCGAGGCGATCGACGGCGCCCCGACCACCGGCGAGGAAACCCGCGCTCTGCGCTGGGCCACCCGCGACGAAGTCACCGAGCTCGCCGACGAGGCATACGCAATCCGCGTCCTGGACGCGCTCGACAACACCGGCCCGCCGGCCGTCCGTGCTCACGACGGCGTGCGACTCATCTAG
- a CDS encoding replication initiator yields MPALLRQLSGLGGCTNPIRLDGHRTEHEVNRETGEIGRVLRHLDSTDLPAGHLLVRCNNRRTTRCPACAETYRRDTFHLITAGLRGGKGIPETVTGHPRVFATFTAPSFGPVHNRLTGPAGTHRPCRCGTRHDQEDDALGTPLNPTTYDYEAAVLWNAHAGMLWRRFSIYLRREVAKRAGLTQRAFRDHARLSFAKVAEYQKRGAVHFHAVIRLDGPGGGDTSPPAWATVEMLTDAIRAAATRAEVTGPVIDGRTHTFAFGNQLDVRPIRGADLNGGQELTDRAVAAYIAKYATKGAETATGALDRPLRLIAEIAQLDITDHARRLIRTAWALGARKDLEHLRLRAWAHMLGFRGHFSTKSRRYSTTLGALRDARAAWRRAQAAADLEHEETTLVLAHWAYAGTGLTSAEEWLTATITPATGTEGEPTHA; encoded by the coding sequence ATGCCCGCACTGCTCCGCCAGCTCTCCGGCCTCGGCGGCTGCACCAACCCCATCCGCCTCGACGGCCACCGCACCGAGCACGAGGTGAACCGGGAAACCGGCGAGATCGGCCGCGTCCTGCGACACCTGGACTCCACCGACCTGCCCGCCGGACACCTCCTCGTCCGCTGCAACAACCGCCGCACCACCCGCTGCCCGGCCTGCGCCGAGACCTACCGCCGCGACACCTTCCACCTGATCACCGCCGGACTGCGTGGCGGCAAGGGCATCCCGGAGACGGTCACCGGCCATCCGCGCGTCTTCGCCACCTTCACGGCACCCAGCTTCGGCCCCGTCCACAACCGGCTTACCGGTCCGGCCGGTACCCACCGCCCGTGCCGCTGCGGCACCCGACACGACCAGGAGGACGACGCCCTTGGCACCCCGCTCAACCCGACCACCTACGACTACGAAGCCGCCGTCCTCTGGAACGCCCATGCGGGCATGCTCTGGCGCCGCTTCTCGATCTACCTGCGGCGTGAGGTCGCCAAGCGGGCCGGGCTCACCCAACGCGCCTTCCGCGATCACGCCCGGCTGTCCTTCGCCAAGGTCGCCGAGTACCAGAAGCGCGGTGCCGTCCACTTCCATGCCGTGATCCGCCTCGACGGCCCCGGCGGCGGCGACACCTCGCCCCCGGCCTGGGCCACGGTCGAGATGCTGACCGACGCCATCCGCGCCGCCGCGACCAGGGCCGAGGTCACCGGGCCGGTCATCGACGGCCGGACCCACACCTTCGCCTTCGGTAACCAGCTCGACGTACGGCCCATCCGAGGTGCCGACCTCAACGGCGGCCAAGAGCTGACCGACCGGGCCGTGGCCGCCTACATCGCCAAGTACGCCACCAAGGGCGCTGAGACCGCGACCGGAGCCCTGGACCGGCCGCTACGCCTCATCGCCGAGATCGCTCAACTCGACATCACCGACCACGCCCGCCGCCTCATCCGCACCGCATGGGCCCTCGGCGCCCGCAAGGACCTGGAACACCTCCGGCTCCGCGCCTGGGCCCACATGCTCGGCTTCCGCGGCCACTTCTCCACCAAGTCCCGCCGCTACTCCACCACCCTCGGCGCACTCCGCGACGCCCGCGCCGCTTGGCGACGCGCTCAGGCAGCCGCCGATCTGGAGCACGAGGAGACCACCCTCGTCCTCGCCCACTGGGCCTACGCCGGAACCGGCCTCACCTCCGCCGAAGAATGGCTCACCGCCACCATCACCCCCGCCACTGGAACAGAAGGAGAGCCCACCCATGCATGA
- a CDS encoding mobile element transfer protein, whose protein sequence is MLRRFRNILRIGPVRIGTANDQRGRQKHTAVCTAPRCDFSADYDTRAAAELAARTHRCPVR, encoded by the coding sequence ATGCTCCGCCGCTTCCGCAACATCCTCCGCATCGGCCCGGTCCGGATCGGCACCGCCAACGACCAACGGGGACGGCAGAAGCACACCGCCGTGTGCACCGCTCCCCGCTGTGACTTCTCCGCCGACTACGACACGCGTGCCGCCGCTGAACTGGCCGCCCGTACCCACCGTTGCCCCGTCCGCTGA